The stretch of DNA AAGCTAGCGGCGTACGCAACACCCTGGGCATGGTTCCCGGCTGAGGCGGCGACCACTCCCTCCACACTGCCCTTCTCCAGCGCCCTGCCCAGCTTGAAAAGAGGTCCTCTCACCTTGAAGCTCCCGGTCTTCTGGAGGTTCTCGAGCTTCAGGTAAACCTCAGCCCCAGTTATCCTCGAGAGGGTGGTGCTCTTGTCTAGGGGTGTTACGTGGGCACCCCTGGCTACGTAGCCTCTGGCCTCAGAGCTGAGTCTAAATATCTCGTCCGCCAGCCTGAGAGCCTCTACTTCCTCCGACAAGTGTACAGCACCGCTTCAACCTCGAGAGGGGCGCCGAGGGGAAGAGCCGCGACCCCCACTACAGCTCTAGCTGGATACGGCCTGTTAAAATATTCCCTATAGACCTCGTTAAACTCGGAGAACCTGCTAATGTCGGTTATGTATACCGTTACCTTGACGATATCGTCCATACTATACCCGGCCCCCTCAACTATAGCCTTGAGATTGTCGAGAGCCCTCTTTGCGGACTCTTTAAAACCGCCCTCTTCTAGAGCACCGGTCTCCGGGTTTATCGGTATCTGGCCGGAGACAAACATGAAACAGCCCGACTCGACAGCCTGGCTGTATGGTCCCACAGGCTTTGGAGCCGTCTCCACAAATACCTCTCTCTTAACCTCGCCCGACAACCCCCAGGACCCTAGTGTTGATAATAGATACAAAGCATTTTTAAATAAAGGCCATTAGATATATGGAGGTATTGAAAATGCTCCACTGATTAACTCTTAAGTTAACCCCCACAGTATTCTTTCAAAATACGATATTACGTTTAACGATCATGCATTGAATTGATCCTGACAGTTTAGCTCGAGACCAGGTTGTCCTTTTCTGCCGCGGCTTCCGGCTCGAAGGGATTCGTGTAAAGCTTATTGTGCCCTTCCCTCTACTAAAGAACGTTTAGGATAAGGTGTTGGTGCAGGGTTTCGAGGAGGATCTGGCGTTTCTAGGGTGGATAGCGTTGACTCTCGGCTCAAACCCACTAGTCCCCTATGTGCCTACGAGGCCCGAGCTCATACCAAAGATCCTCGAGCTCCTTGATCTGAAGGAGGACGATGTCTTCTACGACCTAGGCTGTGGTGATGGCAGGGTCGTCATAGAGGCTGTTAAGAAGACAAGGGTGAAAAAGGCTGTCTGCGTCGAGACTAGGGACGACCTGGTGAAGGAGGCTAGGAAGAAGGCTGAGGAGGAGGGTGTCTCGGATAGGATTGAGTTCATTAATAACGACTTTTTCAAGACCCCTCTGAAGGATGCTACGGCGGTTTACATGTATCTCCTCACCAGCGTCAACGAGAGCCTCAAGCCGAAGCTTGCGCGCGAGCTACGGGATGGAACGAGGATCGTTACACTAGACTTCCCCATACCCGGGTGGAAGCCGGTTAAGGTTGAGACCGCCACTACGGGGTGGCAGAGGAGCCTATACCTCTATGTTAAGGGTGTCTCCGACAGGGCATAGAGACGTTCCATTCCTAGCGCTTTTAACCTCGAAGCTATACAGTCTCCCCTATTAGGGTGTATAGCTTGGTCGACAGAGTCAAGACAGGCATTCCCGGGATGGATGATATCTTGTACGGGGGGATACCCCGTAGGAACGTTGTGCTGCTGAGCGGAGGACCTGGCACCGGGAAGTCTATATTCTCGTACCAGTACCTCTGGAACGGGCTTAGGGAGGGAGAGCCCGGCGTCTTCGTCGCCCTGGAGGAGCACCCGGTCCAGGTCAGGATTAACATGGCGCAGTTCGGATGGGATGTTAGGGAGTATGAGAGGCAGGGCCTCTTCGCCGTTGTCGACGCGTTCACAAGCGGGATAGGAGAGGCTGCTAAGAAGGAGAGGTATGTTGTTACCGACCCCGAGGACGTTGGGCTTCTTATAGATGTCCTGAAGGAGGCTATAAGGGATGTCGGGGCCAAGAGGGTTGCTGTGGACAGCGTCTCAACACTCTACCTCGCTAAACCGGTTCTGGCTAGGAGAACTGTGATGCTCCTGAAGCGGGTGTTGTCCGGTCTAGGCACTACTAGCATACTGGTGAGCCAGGTCTCCGTGACGGAGAGGGGTTTCGGGGGGCCTGGTGTCGAGCACGCTGCCGACGGCATAATCAGGCTCGACCTCGACGAGGTTGACGGGGAGCTTGTGAGAAGCCTTATTATTTGGAAGATGAGGGGGACGAAGCACAGCATGAGGCGCCACCCCTTCGAGATCACTGATAAAGGGATAATAGTTTATCCCGACAAGGTCGTGAGGATCGGCCGCCGGGTATCTATAGAGTAGATGCCGGGAGTGCCCTATAGGGTGGACTCCGTCTTGGCAGGGAATTCTGGCCACACTATCGACACTCTGCTCCTCACCTTCGACGACGTAGCCATACTACCCGGTCTGAGCACAGTGGAGCCTCACGACGTGGAGCTCTCCAGCAGGGTGAGTAGGAGCATATTCGTGAGCACACCCCTCGTCTCCAGCCCTATGGATACCGTGACGGAGTGGAGAATGGCCGCCGCCCTTGCGAGGCTTGGAGCCGTGGGGGTAATACACAGGAACATGCCGCGGGAGGAGCAGGCAAGGCATGTAAGCATGGTTAAGAGCGTTTCTCCATCGCCTTGGAGCGAGGTGCCCAGGATTAGGCTGCCAGACGGGCTGGAGAACTACTCCCTGATCCTGGAGGAGCTTGACGCTGGAGCAGCCGTAGTTTTCGGCGACGACGGTATAAAGGGGTATCTAGTACTCGAAAGGCCCGACGCCCAGCTGTGGCTAGAGAAGGCGAGGTATCTCAGCCTCTACCTGACGAGGATTAGGCCCTTCCCCACGATAGATGGTGAGGGAAGGCTCGTGGTGGGAGCCGCTGTCAGCCCCTTCGACCTTGACAGGGCGAGGCTTCTTGAAAAGAGTGGCGCGGACTTTCTAGTCATCGATGTGGCCCACCTCCACAACAGAAACGCTCTCTCAAGCCTTTCCAGGCTCGTGAAGGAGGTGTCCATCGATGTCGTCGCCGGGAATCTAGGCACCAGGGAAGGGGTTCTGGACACTCTAGCCAGGGCCGAGGAGGTGGCTGGCCTGAGGATGGGTATATCCAGCGGCAGTATATGCAGCACAGGCGAGGTTGCTGGCGCTGCAGTACCTACCCTGACTGCGGTTATGAACGCGGTCTTAGCCCTAGAGGAACTGGGCCTCGCCGGGAGGATACCCATAATCGCTGACGGGGGGGTGAGGAATGCTGGCGACGCCGCGAAGGCGATAATAGCGGGGGCCTCTGCCGTCATGGGGGGCAGGCTCTTCGCGGGAGCCGACGAGAGCCCGGGCCCCAGGATAAGGGTTGGCGACAAGCTTTACAAGCCCTACCGCGGCATGGCGAGTAGAGGGGCTATGGAGAGGAGGTTCGCCGTAGACCGTTACTCGAGGCAGGCAAAGGCGGTTGAGGAGGGTGTGGAGGGGCTAGTGCCTTACACAGGCCCAGTTGTCAAGACGCTCTACGAGCTGGCGGAGGGGCTGAAGGCGGCGCTCGGCTATGCAGGTGCCCAGGACGTGACCTCGGCCTGGAAGGCCAAGCTAGCCAGGGTCACGCCGACGGGCTCCAGGGAGATTAGGCCTCACGACATACTCCTAGGGTGACGAGGCGAGGGGTGGCTCTAGTGGCTCGAAGGCTCCCCTCATCCCCTGGTAGGGTCTATGCGGTTAAGATCGATGAGGGCGAGGACGTCCACAGCGTCCTATCCAGCCTGGCGGAGGCTGAGGACCTGGGCTTCGCTATGGTAACAGGTATTGGGGGTATGGCGGAGGCGACTGTCGCCTTCTACAGCCCTCCCGAGGCTACGTACTATACTGTAGACGTTAAACCTCCCGAGGGGAGGGTGATTGAGGTTGCAGCCATGACCGGGAACATAGTCAAGACATCGCAGGGGTACAGCGTTCACATCCACGTGGCCCTAGGCGTCTCCCCGGGGAAGAGCATATCCGGCCATCTCGTTAAAGGTGTCGTCAAGCCTTTCATGGAGGTTTTCGTTGTAGAGCTTGTTTCTGGACAGGGCACCCCAGGCACAAGCGTGTTCGACCATAGAGAGGGGTTCAAAGCCTCGTACAAGAGGCTCGAGTAGACACTACTATCCAGTGCTGCGCTGGCTCCTCCAACTCCACGCGGCAGCCCTTACTATATCACCCTCGTCCAGCGAAGCCAGAGGCTTCCACCCCGAGTGGACTACTGCGACCCTCGTGGCCGCGTCGACCATAGCGGCCACAACCTCTGACAGGGCCCCCTCGCAGTGGGTGAAAACGTCTATAGGCTCGGCGGCATCTCCGGCTCGAGCACCCTCAACTGCGGCCTTAAGGGCTGACAAAGGCTCCAGGAAGCCCCACGGGCTCTCAACACCCACTAGAGCTATAGCCCTCCCGAAGGAGGCCATGGCCTCTAGACCAGCCTCAACAGGCTCGTCGGGAGACACGCGGGGGTGGAGACCTTCCGCCGCCTCTGAGACCGGTGTAAGAAGCTCCCCAGGCTCTATAGCCTGGAGAACATCCCAACTTGTGAACACGCCGGTAACACCACCTAAGTCCACTAGTAGAGTGGATAGGCCGGTCCTGACCATCAGCTCCGCCGCCTCTCCCACAGGAGTATCCCCCCCTACTACTGGGGGCCTAGCCTTGGCTACTAATGAGAGGGGAGTGTCCCACAGCCCAGCCCCGAGCCTCTCGAAAAGAGACGGTATGTCACCCGGCTCTACAACCCCTGTGACCGCCACCCCCCTCCCTACTAGTATCCTGTGTTTATGCAGCACAAGCAAGGCGGACACTGCATCTCCCAGGCTTGTGGAGGGCTCGAAGGTTATGGCGGGGGCAGATGCGTAGAGAGAAACCTTATCATTGAGGCCCAAAGCCCTAAATACACCCCAGCTTTATACTGGCTTCCCCCAGGCTAATTTACCTAAGCCCTCCAAACCAGGGACCAAATACTTGGGAGGAGGCCCGTGGGGAGTGTAGTCTATGTTGAGGGCGGCTCAAGGCTTCACGCTGGGTTCCACATTGTTGATCCGCAGCGTGGAGTGTGGGGTGGAGCCGGCTTTTACGTGGAGGAGCCGAGGGTCAGGGTTGAGGCGTGGGACTGCGGTGAGGCCAGGTGGGAGGTTGACAGTGACATAGCCACCCTGCTAGAGAGGGCTGGACTCGCGTGGGGCTGCCTTAAGATAGCTAGCAGGCCTCCCAGGCACATGGGTCTAGGGTCTACTACACAGCTCTCACTCGCCGCCTCAATGGCGCTCTTAGCACTGAAGGGGCTCCGCCCATCTATCCCAAGTCTCGCGGCCAGGCTGGGGAGGGGCCGCTTCTCGGCGGTGGGCACACTCCTAGCCGTCCACGGCGGCTTTGTCCTGGATTCAGGGAGCGTGTCAACTCCTCCCATATCCGCCGTGAGGGTGCCGGAGGATTGGAGGTTCGTCCTGGTTATCCCCCAGCTGGAACCGGGGTTCGAGGAGGGGCGGGCGGAGGATTTGGCCCTGAAGACTGCGGGCTTGAGGGCTGCTAGGGGGGGTGACTTGAGGTCTCGGGGGGCTCTCCTCCTGGCGGTCGGCATTGCTAGGGGGGACCTTGACATTGCTCTAGAGGGCCTCTCATCTATGCAGGCAGGGACGGGGCTATTGTTCCAGGAGGTTCAGGGGGCTGTCTTTAGGCGGGACCTCATGAATATTGTTGACGAGGCCTCTAGGAACGGGGTCAAACTCGCCCAGTCCAGCTGGGGGCCCACTCTCTATACTATATCGCATGAGTCGACAGCGGATTCCGACGCCCGCATGCTAAGGGCTATACTCCGTTCCCATGGTATTAGGGGGGAGGTACTCGTGACGAGACCCAGGAACAAGGGTCTAACCCTTGAGGTGGGGATGGATGGTGGTTGACGCTGGCCTAGTGTTGGCGGCCGGCTTCTCAAGGAGGTTCAGAGGCCTCCTGGGGGTCCATAAGGTTGCAGCCGGTGTGAGGGGCTACCCGCTGCTGTGCTACCCGGTGACAAGCCTAGCCCTGGCTGGCGTGGACAGGGTCTTCGTCGTAGCGTCGCAATTCAACCTTAACGTGGTAGAGCTTGTCCTCGGCCACTGCCCATTCCGAGTTTCTGGCGTGCTAATATCGAGCCTCTCCACACTCGGCAACGGTTTCAGCCTTGTAGAGGGCCTCAGGGAGGCTGGCCTGAGAGGGTCCAGATGCCTGGCGGTGTCCATGGCCGATCACGTGTACCCTCCCAGCATAGCTAGGAGGCTGATTGAGGCTGGATGTAACACGCTCGGAGTAGACTCCAGGCCTAGGTATATAGAGGTGGGAGAGGCGACGCACGTTTCCCTAGAACCGGGGGCTGGCGTGAGGCTTGGAAAGGATGTTGAGGGATGTTGTGTCGACATAGGCATACACACGATAGAGGCGGGTATAGCCTCGATAGGCTGCATAGACCTTCCCCCCCGTGGTGAGGCCAGCGTGTCCCAGCTCATCACCTGCGCTGCCAGAAAGGGGTACACGTTCAAGCTTGTAGACGTGGACGGGGGCCCTTGGATGGAGGTCGACTCTCCCGAGGACCTAGAGAGGCTCCTGCAGGGTGACGGTCTGGAGGTCCTGGAGGCTGTTAGGAGTGAGTGGGGATTCTAAACCCACGGACGGCCCTGTCTCTAGATTTTTGAACAGGAGGATAGCCTCGGCTATAGCCTCCGCCATCATCGCCCTCAACTTGCCCCTCACCCCTAACATGCTCTCGCTAATATCGTTCCTGACGGCCGCCGCCGCTGCCCTGTTTATAGCGGGTGGCCAGCTCCTCGTAGGCGGCCTTCTAGTCCAGCTTTCATCGGTGCTGGACGGCGTCGACGGTATAGTTGCGAGGAGGCTGAGGGCCGCCTCCAAGGCAGGAGGCTTCCTGGACACAATGCTAGACAGGTACGCGGACACCGTCATATACCTGGCACTGGCATACGCAGCCGTCGCAACCCATGGTCTCGAAACGTGGGCTGTCCTCACAGCTGTGCTGGCAGTGTCGGGGGACATCATGGTAAGCTATCTCCACACCCGGGGCGAGAGAGACGCCGGTGTCCACCCATCCCTCGTCGGCCCCTTAGACTCCCTTGCCTCCAGGGATGTGAGGCTCCTCATAGTAGCAGTTATCACCGCGGCCGGAAGGCCTCTGGAGGCGATGGCGGCGGTGGCGCTTCTCTCACACGCCTACGTTGCCGTAAAGTCGATCTACCTGTTCTCCCTCCTCAAATCCAAGGGTGTCTAGACGGAGGGCTCCGTTAACGCTTAAATCCGGGGGGTCCAACTTTTATCATGGGGTTTTCAAAGTCTCGGAGCACCACTATCTAGCCTCCCCAGGGGCTCTTGATTAGCGTAAAATAACCCCCTTTAACTCTACATCCGGAGGTGACGTGGCGTGGTGCGTATAGTAGTCTTGGGGCAGGGTCTAGTTGCCACACACCTCGCAGTCGGCCTCGAGAGGATCAAATCCGGGGAACTCGAGCCTGTCGGTGTCCCCCTCGAGAGGTTCGAGTATGAGATACCTGTGAAGAGTCTTGAGATAGTCGGGTCTTTCGACGTAGACCCCGGGAAGGTGGGCAGAACTATATACCAGGTTGCCAAGGATATGCTGGGGAGCCAGCTGCCGGTGCCCCAGAGCCTTGAGGCGGTTAGGGTTGAGCGGGGTATACATGCTGGTAGCGTTAAGGGGCTAATCCCTGGTGCCCGTGGCCTGGATGAGGACCTGGGTATGGAGGAGGCTGTGGAGATTGTTGCTGACAGGCTTCAGCATTTAAGGCCGGACGTCGTTATCAACGTGATAACCACTGAGAGAGCAGAGCCCTTCGAGACGCTCGAGAGCGTTCGCGACAGGGTCAGGAGGGGGCTAGTTAGCGCGAGCCAGGCTTACGCCCTAGCTGTACTCAGGTATGCGGAGAGGGAGGCTAGGAGGGTTGCGCTGGTCAACGCCATACCAGCGCCTCTAGCTAACGATCCAGTACTAGTCTCGATGTTTGAAGAAGCCGGAAGCCTCCTTCTAGGCGACGATGGGGCGACGGGAGCAACCCCCCTTACGGCGGACCTGCTTGAGCATCTAGCAGAGAGGAATAGGAGGGTGCTTTCGATAGCCCAGTTCAACATCGGCGGCAACCTCGACTTCCTCGCTCTCACCCTTCCAGAGAAGAATATTATGAAGGAGAAGACTAAGAGTAGCGTCGTTAAGGACATACTGGGCTACGACGTCCCCCACTACATAAAGCCCACGGGCTTCCTGGAGCCCCTCGGCGATAAGAAGTTCGTTTCAATGCATATCGCGTGGAAGACTTTCAACGGCCTTGAGGACGAGCTCGTTGTGAACATGAGGATCAACGATAGCCCGGCTCTCGCTGGCCTCCTCGTCGACCTGGCGAGGATAAGCTATAGCCTGCTGGAGAGAGGGTACAAGGGTACTGTGTACGAGGTCAACGCGTTCTTTATGAAGAATCCGGGCCCAAGGGAGGCTCCAAACATAGCTAGGATTACGGCCTTCCAGAACATGGTGAAGCTCCTGCAGGGTCTAGGAGCCCTGAGTACCGGCTTGCCTGGGAGAAGGGCTTAGCCCTCGCCTCCACCTGCCTCTTTGTAGGTGCTTTCTATGCATGCGTCCATGCAATCCTGCGTCTCCTCTTTGCCAATGCCGTGCTTTTCTAGACACTCCTTTAGACACCTACACTCCCCCTCCTCCAGCGATGAGACTCTAAGCTCTGGTATGCCGGGAGAGGGGCTGACGGCGACTACCCGGCAGTCCTCGAAAACGAGTTCTAGGGCGTATGTGCTCAAGGCGACTCCCACAAGCTTCTTCCCGATGAGGAGGCTCAGCTCCTCAAGCGTCCTCTCGAGAGCCTCCTCTAGAGACTCCCTCCCGTTATCGCCGCTGCCCAAGATAGGCTGGCACCCCGCTAGCCATGGCCAGGGTTCAACACTACATTGGGCCGCGCAGCCGTATATAGGTATAGTTAGGTCTAAATGCGGCCTTCGATGCTGACCTACTCCCCGAGATAGAGCAGGTTAACTGTTCTCTCCCTGGGCCCGTCCATCTCCACGAACAGTATCCTCTGCCAGGTTCCTAGGGACAGCCTTCCCCCGACAACCGGTATGACCCTGCTGTCCCCTATGATTGTGTTGCCCAGGTGTGCGTGGGCGTTGACGTCCACAAGGTTATGCTTCCAGGGGCCCCCGGGCTTCGTTAGCTCCCTAATGAACTCCACTATGTCCTCCATAAGCCTGGGCTCGGCCTCGTTGACAGCCACAGCCGCGGTTGTGTGTGGGACGTACACAACCAGCAGGCCGTTCACACCGCCGACCGTCGAAAGCCACTCCTCTACCTTGCCAGTAACATCGAGGACCTGGAGCCTCCTCTCAGTCTTTACTGTGAAAGATCCAGTCTCCACCTTCAAACGCGGTCACCCAAGGGTCTATAGTATGCTCTACACGGTATTTAGGCGGCCACTGTAGGGTAGGGTTTCCTCAGTCTAGACCGAGTGGGAGGTATACCTGATATAACACCCTATCCACTCACATACTCTCTGGGGGGTGTAATCCCGTTGTCCAGCGTTCTGGAGATGCTCTGGGTGGAGAAGTACAGGCCCAGGAGCCTGGATGATATCGTCGACCAGAAGCATGTGGTCGAGAGGTTGAAACAGTTTGTAAAGCAGAGGAACATGCCACACCTCCTATTCGCAGGGCCCCCGGGCACGGGTAAGACGACTGCTGCCCATGCACTAGCCCACGATCTCTTCGGCGAGAATTACAGGCAGTATATGCTAGAGCTGAATGCTAGCGACGAGAGGGGTATCAATGTTATCAGGGAGAAGGTTAAGGAGTTTGCCCGTAGCAGGACGCCCCCGGAGATTCCCTTCAAGATCGTGCTACTAGACGAGGCTGACAACATGACGAGCGACGCCCAGCAGGCTCTCAGGAGGCTTATGGAGCTTTACAGCAGTGTCACAAGGTTTATACTGATAGCAAACTATCCCAGCAAGATTATAGACCCGATACAGAGCAGGTGCGCATTCTTCAGGTTCCAGCCCCTATCCAAGCAGGACGTTATCGAGAGGCTGAGGTATATAGCCGAGAACGAGGGTGTAGATTACGAGGAGGAGGCTCTGGACGCCATATACGAGATAAGCGAGGGCGACATGAGGAAGGCCATTAACGTCCTCCAAGCCGCCAGCTACCTCGGCAAGGTGACCGTCGACGCGGTGTACAGGGTAGTGGGTATGGCGAAGCCCAGAGAGGTTAGGGAGATGCTCGCCACCGCCCTGAAAGGCGACTTCACCGCGGCCAGAAGCCTCCTCCGGAAGATAATGATAGAGTATGGAATGAGCGGCGAGGATGTTGCCCGGCAGATACACAGGGAGCTATTCTCCACAGAGCTTAAGATGCCCGAGGAGCTTAGGGTTCTCGCAGCAGACTATCTGGGGGAGGTCCACTACAGGCTTGTGGAGGGTAGCGACGACGATATACAGCTCTCCGCCTTCCTCGCGTGGCTGACAATGATGTCGAGAAAACTGGAGGTATAGGGGGTTGCCGATAGTAGCCCGCTCGAGCCGCGTCCCCTGGGTTATTAAATACAGGCCCAAGCGCGTCGAAGATGTCGTTAACCAGGACCAGGCCAAGAAGATTCTAGTACCCTGGTTCAAGGCATGGCTAGAGGGCAGGAAGCCGGATAAAAGGGCGGCCCTCCTCTACGGCCCGCCAGGCGTTGGTAAGACGAGCCTCGTGGAGGCTATAGCGAGCGAGTTCAACCTGGAGATGATAGAGCTAAACGCCAGCGACTACAGAAGGAGGAGCGATATAGAGCGTATAGTCGGGGCCGCGTCCCGGAAGAGGAGCATGTTCAAGAGGGGCGTGGTAATACTGCTCGACGAGGTTGACGGGATAAACCCGAGAGAGGACGCGGGCGGTATAGAGGCTCTCCTCTCCGTCATAAAGACCACCGAGAACCCTATAGTCATGACCGCCAACGATCCGTGGAAAGACTTCCTCAGACCCCTCAGGGAAGTCAGCCTAATGGTGGAGTTTAGGCCTCTAACCCTGACCCACATAGTCGCGGTGCTCCAGAGGATCTGTGAGGCTGAGAGGATAGAGTGCGAGAGAGAGGCCCTACGCTACATCGCTGAGAGGAGTGAGGGCGACCTCAGGTCCGCGATAAACGACCTACAGGCAGTGGCCGAGGGCTATGGCAGAGTCACTCTAACCCTGGCCCGTGAGATAGTGAGGGGTAGGGAGAAGAGCATAGACATCTGGAGGACGCTGAACCAGGTGTTCTACAAGCCGAGGCAGGCGTGGATGGCGAGGAAGGCGGTTAGCCAGAGTGAGAAAGACTATGAGGAGCTGATAGCATGGATAAACGACAACATACCCAGGAAGTACGGGGAGCCCTCTGACCTGTTCAGAGCCTTCGACGCCCTGGCGAGGGCGACAGTCTTCCTGGGCAGAGCCAAGTTCGGGGGCAACTGGGAGCTGCTTTCGTATGTTTTCGACCTGATGGGCCCTGGGGTCGCCTACGCTAGGATGGAGGGGGAGGTCCTCAAGACTAGGTACTCCTACCCGGAGAAGATCAGGATGATGGCTCAGCTAAGGGGGGTTAGGGAGACTAGGGAGAAGCTGGCCGAGGTCCTGGCTAAAAGACTCCTTATGAGCAGGAGAGCTGTTAAAACAGAGGTGCTACCCATACTCCACTACATCTTCCGGAGCTCCAGAGACCCTACTAAGCCTGCCATGATAGCCCTTGAGTACGGGCTAACGGAGAAGATGGTCGAGCTTCTGGCGGGCCAGCGTAAAAGCGAGATTCTAAAGGCAATGGCCACCGTAAAGAAGGCGAGGCTAGGCGAGAAGCCCCTAGAACCCCAGGAAGCGAAAGCCAGGAGGAGAGGGGAGAAGGCTAGTAGAGATGAGGGTAGGAAGGCGGGGAAAAGGGAGAGAAAGGGCGTAGGCCTGGACTTCTTCCTAGGTGAGCAATAACGGCTAGGCTGCAATGCTGAAAAGGCTTCGGAGAATCAATTGAGAACTGGGCCAGCCCTCCTCCCCGCCCCGCCGACGGAGGGCGGTTGCCCGCGTCGATGAGGTGGGGAGCGCACGGGGCTGGCCATAGCTAGGTGACCCCGGGGCTTCCTACCCTCTCCTCCGGGTCTCCCTCCTCAGCTTCAGAAGGAGGTTCGTCGGCACCTCCACGTAAACTTCGCCCCGATCCTCGACTATACGTATCCCAAGCTTGGTCAGCCGCCTGGACTGTGTTGGACGGGATAGTTCGGCCAATAGGTCTTCAACCATGTAATCGGTGGGCTCCTCCCTCTTCGCCCTGATAAGGCTTGATAGGTGTATCTTGAAGCGTTCCTGTCCTGAAGCCTCTAGTATGTCGACCACTCCCCCCCTTAGCCTTGCGAATCCCTTTAGCAGCCTGAGCAGGGTCTCGAGGGGGTCCTCCCTAGTCATCTTCTCAGCTCACCCGCTATGTAGACCATCCTCTGGATGACCGTTATCCACACTAGCACGGCAGCCGCTGAGGCGAGAGCCAGGGCCGTCTGGAGGTTGTATATGGATATGGCAAGTATAGCTAGTATGGCGATGGATCTCTCACCCCTCTCCATGAGACCCCTACCTCTAACCTCTAGTCCGAGGCTCTCGCCCTTAGCCCGGAGATAAGGCACTATCAGGCCCCCGGAGAGCATAGCAATGACTATGAGGGGGTGGACCCCTGCTATGTATAGGGTGGCATGGTATAGTGAGTCTGAGATCCTGTCCAGGCTGGAGTCGAGGAACGAGCCCAGCGGTGAGACTCTGCCTGTAAACCTGGCCACAGCCCCGTCTACAGCGTCCAGTAGCAGGGAGAGGGCGATAAGGAGGAGGCTGGCCACGGGGGATATGTAGAGCCACGCTGGCAGGGCGGCGGCGGCGGCGACAGGGCTCGCCAGTGTGTAGATGTTTGGGTCCGGCGAGATCCTCGATAGGAATGAGGCTACTGTTGGGGCTATTCGAGCCTCGTAGAAGCTCCTTAGCCTGTTGAAAACGCCCAACCCGCGGCTACACCCCGCTCCAGCTGGTCGCCCAGGATAAGGTGGGCCAGCCTACACTCTTTAAACTGGAGAGCACACTCCTTAACCATGGGTAGGGTGGATATCGGGGGGTGTCTTAGTCTGAATTGGCGTTGAAGATAGCGTTCGTGTCGCGATATCCTCCTGTCCACTGCGGCGTCGGCGAGTACACCCGCATGCTGGCCTCGGGACTTAGGACAGTCCTGCCCTCTGCCTCGATTAGAGTTTACTCTACCGGGGAGGCCGGGTGGGAGAGGTATTATGACGACTCTCTCGGCGTCGAGGTTGTCCCGTCCTACATGAGGCGTGACACCTCCTATGAAGGCCTTGTGAGGAACCTCGAGGATGATGGCGGGGCCGATGTTGTTCATCTACAGCACGAGTACGGTATCTACGGGGACGGGCCGCGGATTGTGGAGGCGCTGCTTGAGATCTACAAAAGGGGGTTGGCCTCGGCTGTTGTGGCTACATTCCATACTGTAGTGCATAAGCAGAGCACAGCCAGCGGTGAGAGGCTAGAGACTCAGAGGAGGGCAAGCAGGCTCCACGCCATAATAACGCACAGCATACTCATGGAGTTCGAGCTCCAGGCCCAGGGCGTAGATCCCAGTGTCATAGTGAAG from Aeropyrum pernix K1 encodes:
- a CDS encoding KaiC domain-containing protein, coding for MVDRVKTGIPGMDDILYGGIPRRNVVLLSGGPGTGKSIFSYQYLWNGLREGEPGVFVALEEHPVQVRINMAQFGWDVREYERQGLFAVVDAFTSGIGEAAKKERYVVTDPEDVGLLIDVLKEAIRDVGAKRVAVDSVSTLYLAKPVLARRTVMLLKRVLSGLGTTSILVSQVSVTERGFGGPGVEHAADGIIRLDLDEVDGELVRSLIIWKMRGTKHSMRRHPFEITDKGIIVYPDKVVRIGRRVSIE
- a CDS encoding class I SAM-dependent methyltransferase, whose product is MTLGSNPLVPYVPTRPELIPKILELLDLKEDDVFYDLGCGDGRVVIEAVKKTRVKKAVCVETRDDLVKEARKKAEEEGVSDRIEFINNDFFKTPLKDATAVYMYLLTSVNESLKPKLARELRDGTRIVTLDFPIPGWKPVKVETATTGWQRSLYLYVKGVSDRA
- a CDS encoding PPC domain-containing DNA-binding protein: MARRLPSSPGRVYAVKIDEGEDVHSVLSSLAEAEDLGFAMVTGIGGMAEATVAFYSPPEATYYTVDVKPPEGRVIEVAAMTGNIVKTSQGYSVHIHVALGVSPGKSISGHLVKGVVKPFMEVFVVELVSGQGTPGTSVFDHREGFKASYKRLE
- a CDS encoding CDP-alcohol phosphatidyltransferase family protein — translated: MSGDSKPTDGPVSRFLNRRIASAIASAIIALNLPLTPNMLSLISFLTAAAAALFIAGGQLLVGGLLVQLSSVLDGVDGIVARRLRAASKAGGFLDTMLDRYADTVIYLALAYAAVATHGLETWAVLTAVLAVSGDIMVSYLHTRGERDAGVHPSLVGPLDSLASRDVRLLIVAVITAAGRPLEAMAAVALLSHAYVAVKSIYLFSLLKSKGV
- a CDS encoding CBS domain-containing protein, with the translated sequence MGLNDKVSLYASAPAITFEPSTSLGDAVSALLVLHKHRILVGRGVAVTGVVEPGDIPSLFERLGAGLWDTPLSLVAKARPPVVGGDTPVGEAAELMVRTGLSTLLVDLGGVTGVFTSWDVLQAIEPGELLTPVSEAAEGLHPRVSPDEPVEAGLEAMASFGRAIALVGVESPWGFLEPLSALKAAVEGARAGDAAEPIDVFTHCEGALSEVVAAMVDAATRVAVVHSGWKPLASLDEGDIVRAAAWSWRSQRSTG
- a CDS encoding IMP dehydrogenase, which gives rise to MAGNSGHTIDTLLLTFDDVAILPGLSTVEPHDVELSSRVSRSIFVSTPLVSSPMDTVTEWRMAAALARLGAVGVIHRNMPREEQARHVSMVKSVSPSPWSEVPRIRLPDGLENYSLILEELDAGAAVVFGDDGIKGYLVLERPDAQLWLEKARYLSLYLTRIRPFPTIDGEGRLVVGAAVSPFDLDRARLLEKSGADFLVIDVAHLHNRNALSSLSRLVKEVSIDVVAGNLGTREGVLDTLARAEEVAGLRMGISSGSICSTGEVAGAAVPTLTAVMNAVLALEELGLAGRIPIIADGGVRNAGDAAKAIIAGASAVMGGRLFAGADESPGPRIRVGDKLYKPYRGMASRGAMERRFAVDRYSRQAKAVEEGVEGLVPYTGPVVKTLYELAEGLKAALGYAGAQDVTSAWKAKLARVTPTGSREIRPHDILLG
- a CDS encoding NTP transferase domain-containing protein → MVVDAGLVLAAGFSRRFRGLLGVHKVAAGVRGYPLLCYPVTSLALAGVDRVFVVASQFNLNVVELVLGHCPFRVSGVLISSLSTLGNGFSLVEGLREAGLRGSRCLAVSMADHVYPPSIARRLIEAGCNTLGVDSRPRYIEVGEATHVSLEPGAGVRLGKDVEGCCVDIGIHTIEAGIASIGCIDLPPRGEASVSQLITCAARKGYTFKLVDVDGGPWMEVDSPEDLERLLQGDGLEVLEAVRSEWGF
- a CDS encoding RidA family protein, yielding MSGEVKREVFVETAPKPVGPYSQAVESGCFMFVSGQIPINPETGALEEGGFKESAKRALDNLKAIVEGAGYSMDDIVKVTVYITDISRFSEFNEVYREYFNRPYPARAVVGVAALPLGAPLEVEAVLYTCRRK